Genomic DNA from Ilyobacter polytropus DSM 2926:
CATCTCTAGGTATTGCCCGAAAGCTCCGCCTTGTTTTTCCTTCAAGTATAGCCACTTGTCTTTTCCAGTAGTCTATTCTCTTCCCCACCTCTCTTATGTCAGCCCTTGTCAGCCTACGTCCGTTGTTTATCTCATATTCCTGACCGGCTACCGCTATGGCCTCCTCTGCATCCAGCCACATTCGAAGTTTTTCTTTTGCTTCCGCTAACGTATACATCTACTTGACCCCCTTGCTTATCGATCTTTTAGGCCTGGCCTTGACTGTTTTATAGCTTCCTACCTCTTGACCTTTATTCAGCTCTCTTTCCTCAGCCAGTCTCTCCAGGTTTATCCTGAGAAGTGCAAAGGCTGCCGTTGCATAGTTACGAAGGTCTAAAGGTTCATTTCTCTCTCGAATCTTTTTCCATATTATTTTCCCGTCTTTTATATCTTTTGCTTCTGCTGTCAGCCCCATAAAATACTTAATGTCATAGTTCCTATTCAGATTAGATGGAAAATAACAGGCCCCAGGACCACTTTCTATCTTAAGTCTTGAGTAAACAAGATCTTTCAGTGCATTTACACCAAGAGGTATCAGGTCTATCATATTCTTCTTGTCTTTTCTGACCTTATTTATAATAGGGATCCCATCTCCACCACGCCCCTTTATTCCGTAGACTCTCAAAGAGTTCTGTCTGGGAGCTATAAAGTCATAGGTCCTCTTAGTATGATGTCCTCCTGTATCAATACAGGTGTTTATTATCTTTATTTTTTCTCCGTCTATATATTTGAAATCCCGTTTTAGATACTCTTCCAGTTCATCCCACACTTTGTCTTTGGCGGGATTACCTATAAACTTTTCATAAGCTATTCCGTAAGATTTTTCTCCAAGCCCCCATCCCACTACTTCTATTTCAAGTCTGTCATCCTGGACATCTACTCCGGCTGTAAGAATTAGTACATCATCTGGAACCTCTGCTGCATAAGGTATTCTTTTATCAAATAAGCTTTGATAATCAATAACATCTCCAGTCTCTTCTTCCCAGGTCTGCCCCATAGATGTATTAGTCCATGCCTTGAGTTTTTCAGTATCATTCTTGGACTCATAAAAATCTTTCTTTATTTGCTCCCAAGTCTTAAAAGGTGAAGCCAGCTCATTAATATGAAATCCTTTGTGCCTGTTATCCGGCTCCTTCGCTATCCATTTACCATTAAGCTGCTTCTTACTTTTCCACTCTCTTTCTCCATGGAGAGCTCCACAGTATTCACACTGCATTACTATCCCGTCTATTCCTTCACCCCATTTGACTCTATCCCACTCAAGAGGCTGATATTCTCCACAGCTTGGACATGGGAGGCACCATTTTTCTTGAGAAGATTTCAGATAAAGTTTTTCTATCTTAGAAATATTCTTGATAGTAGGAGTAGAAACCCTTATATGCTTTCTGTTCCAAAAAGTAGTTGTCCTTTTCTCTGCAAGTGTCAGTGGATCCCCTTCATCACCTGCTGACTTTGGGAATCTATCAACCTCATCAGCAAGAATTATTCTTATTGGCCTTGAAGCCAGGGCACTTGGAGAATTTGCTCCGACAAAAGTTATATGTCCTCCTGGAAACATTTTCTGCATAACCGTGTTTCCAGAATCCCTACTCCTTGAATCCTTAACCAGTTTCTTTAACGAGGGAGTATCTCTTACCATAGGCGCCACCCTGTCTTTACTAAAAGTCTTGGCCATTTCCACTGTTGGCTGGACTACCATCATCGGGCACGGATCTAGGTGCATATATCTCCCTATTGCATTTAGAAGTATCTCCGTTTTACCTACTTGACTTGAGGTCATTACAGTTATCTCAAATACCAGGGGGTCTGTTATACATTCCATCATCTTTCTTTGATATGGTGCTCTGTCTGTATTCCATTTCCCCATTTCAGCAGATGATTCACTGGATAGATATCTATAGCTGTCAGACCATTGGCTTATACTAAGAGAGAGTGGCGGTGCAAGTCCTTTTAATGAATTCCTAAATAGTTTCTTGGTCTTCTCCTGCATCTACTTCCTCCAATATCTCAAAGTTTTCATAGTCACTGAGGTCTCTCAAAATATCGTCTGTAAAATCTTTTAGTACAGCCTCCACCTTTGTAATTTCTGTTTCTCCAGTTACTAGCCTGGCTCCCTTATTTGGAATAGAAAGAACCTTTGATTTTATCCGGGAGGTCAGCTCACCAAGGAAGAGTTCGATATCCTCAGTTCGATGATAATCTTTTTTCAAGATCTCCAATTTAAATTGGGCTATCTCTGCCCTCACTTCAGTTAACTTATCTCTTTTGGCATTAAACTCCTCTACCTGTTTATCTCTGTATATCACATATAGATCAATGCACTTTAAGAAGTCGTACACACCATTTTTCATTCTGGCTTCCAAAAATATATCCCTGGCATACCTCTCTGAAACATTAAATTTTTTACTAAGAAATTTTATATCTGACTGTATCTCCTGCATCTTATCCTCCCAATATTTATTGGAATTTCTAATCGGAACTGCCCTGAAAAAATTCTGCCACAAGGAAAAGCCCGCGCCTCGCCACCGCACAAGAAGCTGAAACTCCACAGAAGGACCCAAAACTAATCGTCCTCTGCATCACTTAAAAACATTACTCCTACACCGTCTTTTATAGCTCTCTTCCCTACTTCGTACTTGATCTGCCTGAGTTCATAGTCCACCTTCTCCATGGGAGTCTGGATGCTAAAGAGTTCCTTTGCCAGTTTATACAGCTCTGATGTTGCCAGGATTCTATTCTTGAGTGCTTCTTCATGAGCTTTGACCCTAGGCCTCTCTCCTGTCCTTTCCAGTTCCATCAAATATGATAGGTTGGATTGATGCAGGTTTTGATAGTGGCCTATTACCTGATCTCTCAGTTCTACTCTCTTGCTAATATCATCTTCGATGATTGCCTGCTGCAGTATTGATTTGCTTTTTCCTTTTTGCCATTGTTCCTTACTTGATATATTCCTTAGGGTTCCGTAGTTGACCATGTATTTGAGAGATAGATCTATGAGATCTACTCCTGCTTCATAAGCCTTTTTTATATCTCTTTTTACTTCTGCAGATACCCTGTTGTATTTAGCCATAACTTACCTCCTTTTATGTCACAAATATGTAACATAAGGGGTTAAACTTTCCACCTTGTTATTAAGGACTTTTAGATTTAATTTATTCATGCCATTCCCCCATTCAGACTTTTATATTTAAGGGTTTTAGAGAGATTCAATCACTTTTTATTTGCACCACTATTTGGGATTAGTGGTGCAAAATTATATCCATCAAATAACTAAGTTTATCTTTGTTATTTAGATGGATATATCTCTTCCTTATTCTCTCTATTTCTCTTCCTCGGTGTCTCTTATCGTGCTTACTTACCAGATCTATTAAGTACGAATAATCAAATATCCAGTAGCTTTCATCTAAATGCTTAAATACATTTCTCTCTATTGGCCTTCCCTTTTTTACCGCCAGTTTATTCCTCTCTCTAAAGGCTATATAACCTCTCTCTAGATTTGGAACCAGCTCTTCTTCCAAGTATTTACATCCATCTTTAAACAGTTTTTTCAAGCAGAGCTCTTTGAATATCTTATCCAATATCTCACTGTCTTCCATTAAGAGTTCCAGTGTGTTATCCCTGCCAAACTTGCTGGCATAATACTTATATGATGAACTGGAAAGCCACCACTCTATCCGAAGCAGATCAAAGCCCAAGAGCCACTCTCTGTTGATCTCTTTCCTTTTGTCGTAGGCTATCACCTTATGATTCTCCCATCCTCCATAGAGAGTCGAATCTACGAATAGTTTTTGATATGATTCATTTAAGTTGAAATTCCCTATCTTTCTTAAATTAGGAATCCTAGTAAATAAAAGAGTTAATACTTCTTTGTATTCTTTAAAGGCTTTTTCAATGTTTATATTTATCTCTATTTCACTGACCCTGGCATTTGCAAGTTCTATAGTTATCCCACGGGAATTTAGTTCCTCCACTAATTTCTTGACCGCTTCTCTAAGCTCTGGCGCTCTGGCATTTGATATATTGTGGCCAAAGATAATCTTATTTGGGTTAAATCTCAAGTATGAACCTTCTACCACTACTCCGGTTTCATATAGTTTGATTGATTTAACTATGCTGAACAGTTCTTCCCTCAGCTCAAACTTTTCTTCAATCCATCCCTGGCCTTCTGTAATAGTTGATTTTTTATTGGTTTCTACCTTGATTCCTGAAAGGACAAGTTTGTCTATTCCTATCCTTGAGACTCGGCTCATATCCAGCTGCATTTATATGTCCTCCCTCAGAAGGTCATCTCTTATCTCATCCAAAGAATAGGTCTTTCCATCCCTCATCAAGGTTATATCTTCCCTTCCACTGGCAAGGTATCTTTTAACTATTGCATCCACATACCTTGGGTCTATCTCCATGGTCCTACACTTTCTTTCTAGTTCCTGACATGCCATAAGAGTAGACCCACTTCCACCAAAGAGATCTATGACTATATCCCCGGGCTTGGAGCTATTTTCAATTGGATAGGCTATTAAGTTGAGGGGTTTCATAGTAGGATGAATATCGTTTCTTGATGGCCTGTCAAACTTCCAAACTGTAGTCTGTTTTCTATCTGAATACCAATTATGTGCTTTCCCTGGCTTCCATCCCACCAATATAGGTTCATGCTGCCAATGATAATCTTGTCTTCCCATGACTAAGCTGTTCTTCACCCAGACACAGCATTGAGCAAAATAGAATCCTGCATCCACCATGGCCTTCCTGAAGTTTATTCCTTCAGTGTCAGCATGAAATACATAGATTCCTCCTCCATCTTCCAGGCTTTCATATACCCTGGAATAAGACCCAAGTAAGAAATAATAGAATTCGTTCCCTGATAAATTGTCGTTTGCTATTTTAAGTTTCTCTTTTGTGCTTCCCTCATAATTGACATTGTATGGAGGATCAGTTACTACAAGCTGACCTTTCTCTTCTCCCATAAGTAGTTGAACTTGGTCTTTATTTGTAGCATCACCACAAAGAAGTTTATGATCTCCCAATTTCCAGAAGTCACCCAATCTTGAAAAGGGCTCTCTTTCCAGGTCTATCTCTGGAACTTCGTCCTCTTCTATTTCTCCTACACGAGCACGATCAACCAAATTGAGATTGATATCATCTATTTCATCCAGGTTAAATCCTGTAAGGGTAAGATCTCCTTCAGATACCTTTATTGCTTCAAGTTCTAGCTCTAGTTTTTCAAGATTAAATCCTGTTTCCATCGTTAGCTTATTATGAGCCAGGATATACTGCTTTTTCTCTACTTCACTCAGATGATCAAGCCTTATTACTTCTACCTCTTGGAATCCCAATTGTTCAAGAGCAATAAGTCTTCCATGACCCTCTATAATCACATTGTTTTCATCTATGGCAATGGGGTCATTAAACCCAAAGGCCTGGATACTCGCCTTTATCTTGTTTATCTGTTCCTGGGGATGCTCCTTGGCATTGTTGACATAAGGAACTATCTCTGTAATCTTCAACTTTTTGATTTCCATAAATCACCTCCTGACTCTACTTTTTTTAAAATCTCATATAAGATGATAAAGACTGATAAAAGGCCAACACACATAGATGGTTATTTCATTCCTTATGCTGCTTTATCACCTGGTATAAAAATTCAAAATAAAAAAGCCCAACCATATCAAAGATGACTTTTAATCATCTAAGATAGGTCGGGCTCTGCTCACGTACCTAAAGATATTTTTTATTTTCTGTAAAACCAGCTTTTTCTACGGCTCCTCCTTTAAAGGAAATTATTACTTCACCGTACCAGCCTTTATCTCTTTTATCTTCAAGATCCTTTATAAGTTCCCGCATGACTTCTTCTCTCTTTTGGTTTTTAATTCCTGTCATATCTTAGTTTCCCCCTGAGATTATTTTCTTCTCATTCTGATTATAATTAATTTGTATTTAAAAATCTAGGGGGTAAAATAAAAAGTTTACTGATATCAGTAAACTTTTTTACAAAAAATTTTCTATTTTATTTATAATTCTTTCCCAAAAAGAAAAGAGAAGAATAAATCCAACTAAAAAAGATATTACTATAGAAAAAATAATTGGATGTTTTTCGAATAAATTTTTATTTTCTACTTTTTTATTATCATAAATTCCAAAATTTGAGTTATTTATTTTATTATTATTTCCAACATTTATTTTAATTTTCTTCATTTTTAGTTACTCCAAAATTTGAGCCCGTTATCCTATTGTTATTTCCCATCGTTATATTAATAATGGTTTTACCTATTTCTGTTTTTTCTGTATCACTTATGTCTAAAAAAATATCATAATCATTTAGTGCTCCATATTTTTTTTCAAGCTCCAAAATTATACTTAAAAGTCTATTTTTTACACAACTTTTAATTTTTGAGCATGTTCCTAAAGGCATTGCCCCATATGCTTGAGTAACCAGTAATTTACGACTATACCCTTCTCCTAAACGATGTGTTAAAAAACTATTATAGGATATACATGTATCTTTTTCATCATAAGATAAACTATTTATACTATCTGTTATGTTATGATATAACACAGCATTCAGTTCTTTTTTATCTAAATGCCCTATAGAAGCTATAGCTTTATTAAGACTCCAAACTCCATCAGTAGCACTTATATGGGGAGTTAACATTACTTTTCTATATTCTGGAACCCCATCACCTTCTTTGTATCCTTCTATTTCTGAATCTATCCATTTTATAATTTCATCATTTTCCAATGAAAAAAGAATCGTTTTTAACCTAAATAAAATATTCTCTAGTTCACATTCATTTTCTAATAAATCTAAAAGCAGTTTACTTTTCATTATTCTATTCTCCTATACCCTCAAAAGAAACCCTAATAACCTCCTTGGCCAGCTCCATATCCTCTCTACCATTAATTGAAAACTCAAAGTTCCCCGTCCCAAAGTGGCCGATATTTGTCACATCTCTTCCAACATCCTTATACTTATCTATATCTTCTGATGTAAACTTCAGATACAGCAGCATTCTCTTTTTAAAAGTTTCTATACACATAAAATTCTTTGCCACCTTATAAGCTATATAAAGCTTCTTTGGTGCCTCTTCCACTGACTCGTCAAGTCCAAAAGTGTACTCTCTTAGCTCTTCCAAAAGTTCTTTTAAAATCGGTGTTCCCAATTTATTAAAATGCCTTTCATAAGTCCAAACAGGGGAATTATCATCTTTAGTTATTGACCCAGGAGTAGGAGTTACAATCTTGCTAGATATCTCTTCCAGGCTAAACATCCCGTTTTCATAGTTCTTATACTTCCATAGCTCTATCGGTGCATTCATCATCTCTGCTGCATGGAGGTCATACTTCTTGTAGTCTGGAGCAATACAGATAACACGTATTGCACTCCAGTCTACCTTAGTTTCTCCAAGACTTTTATTTACAGCTATTTGAAAATCTCCATGATGATCCTTAAGCCACGAAAGATAGTAAAGAGACTGAGTGAGTAAGCTTGAAGATTCCATCTTCTTATACTCTATAATTACAGGGTTATTGTCCTC
This window encodes:
- a CDS encoding DUF6148 family protein, yielding MYTLAEAKEKLRMWLDAEEAIAVAGQEYEINNGRRLTRADIREVGKRIDYWKRQVAILEGKTRRSFRAIPRDV
- a CDS encoding phage terminase large subunit family protein — encoded protein: MQEKTKKLFRNSLKGLAPPLSLSISQWSDSYRYLSSESSAEMGKWNTDRAPYQRKMMECITDPLVFEITVMTSSQVGKTEILLNAIGRYMHLDPCPMMVVQPTVEMAKTFSKDRVAPMVRDTPSLKKLVKDSRSRDSGNTVMQKMFPGGHITFVGANSPSALASRPIRIILADEVDRFPKSAGDEGDPLTLAEKRTTTFWNRKHIRVSTPTIKNISKIEKLYLKSSQEKWCLPCPSCGEYQPLEWDRVKWGEGIDGIVMQCEYCGALHGEREWKSKKQLNGKWIAKEPDNRHKGFHINELASPFKTWEQIKKDFYESKNDTEKLKAWTNTSMGQTWEEETGDVIDYQSLFDKRIPYAAEVPDDVLILTAGVDVQDDRLEIEVVGWGLGEKSYGIAYEKFIGNPAKDKVWDELEEYLKRDFKYIDGEKIKIINTCIDTGGHHTKRTYDFIAPRQNSLRVYGIKGRGGDGIPIINKVRKDKKNMIDLIPLGVNALKDLVYSRLKIESGPGACYFPSNLNRNYDIKYFMGLTAEAKDIKDGKIIWKKIRERNEPLDLRNYATAAFALLRINLERLAEERELNKGQEVGSYKTVKARPKRSISKGVK
- a CDS encoding site-specific DNA-methyltransferase; its protein translation is MEIKKLKITEIVPYVNNAKEHPQEQINKIKASIQAFGFNDPIAIDENNVIIEGHGRLIALEQLGFQEVEVIRLDHLSEVEKKQYILAHNKLTMETGFNLEKLELELEAIKVSEGDLTLTGFNLDEIDDINLNLVDRARVGEIEEDEVPEIDLEREPFSRLGDFWKLGDHKLLCGDATNKDQVQLLMGEEKGQLVVTDPPYNVNYEGSTKEKLKIANDNLSGNEFYYFLLGSYSRVYESLEDGGGIYVFHADTEGINFRKAMVDAGFYFAQCCVWVKNSLVMGRQDYHWQHEPILVGWKPGKAHNWYSDRKQTTVWKFDRPSRNDIHPTMKPLNLIAYPIENSSKPGDIVIDLFGGSGSTLMACQELERKCRTMEIDPRYVDAIVKRYLASGREDITLMRDGKTYSLDEIRDDLLREDI
- a CDS encoding DUF5655 domain-containing protein, with translation MPLFNRNGEVLDLVKQRNFNLEKELQNLIENNLEEIFSCKFVASEFSTGSVHNGRIDTIAISEDNNPVIIEYKKMESSSLLTQSLYYLSWLKDHHGDFQIAVNKSLGETKVDWSAIRVICIAPDYKKYDLHAAEMMNAPIELWKYKNYENGMFSLEEISSKIVTPTPGSITKDDNSPVWTYERHFNKLGTPILKELLEELREYTFGLDESVEEAPKKLYIAYKVAKNFMCIETFKKRMLLYLKFTSEDIDKYKDVGRDVTNIGHFGTGNFEFSINGREDMELAKEVIRVSFEGIGE